From Pelmatolapia mariae isolate MD_Pm_ZW linkage group LG1, Pm_UMD_F_2, whole genome shotgun sequence, one genomic window encodes:
- the cilp gene encoding cartilage intermediate layer protein 1: MSLRCLFIFLGITAATVVTAQGSWRQSGKESSSAVYQTEDNYEWSTWFNVDHPGGRGDYEQLDAIRFYYRTRVCETPKAIEARTTEWIPARETGEMVHADPTVGFWCLNEEQGPQRNCSNYAVRFLCPKAHNSINIQGTWGPWSDWSPCPALCGQVGVQIRYRNCQSDSLSCSGPKLDGKACNGPECPKTACSLQCVMGQANSDCECMCEEHTMLGSVRSAGGLAAKGAAILRSGKFLTLTDHNGHFRIPNICPDGNTTLTVRLKGHAPLDVVVPKSSERTSVLSVQLKRAEKLHVLSNPESKVRRAGQSAAFCCKVAGTPQPDTYQWFHNNTLMEKESESTLVIRDLHPEQSGEYYCRASGPTGAIKTKTATLRILGRDEHSCSPKPESHLIRLPHDCFQNSTNSFYYDVGKCPPSRCAEQLDNGIRCKDKVAYCCGVAKMEERQLTCQGYQLPTMVVTKCGCQKCVDTKAIVHGRAIAADNGEPMRFGHIFMNGVRISRTGYKGTFSIQVPQDTERLVLTFMDNMQKFVNTTKVLPFNTKGGAVYHEIKLLRKKAPVTISSTETNTLELGEVESQEPMVQIQIPPYSFYKENGEVFTGNVSASVTFLDPRDISTAAAAQSDLNFIGDEGDTMPLRTYGMFSVDFRGEENNEPLNAGEVKVSLDSAQVQMSEHLNTMKLWSLNPETGLWEEEGSLQVEKKKRGKREERTFLIGNMEIRERRLFNLDVPENRRCYVKVRAFRSERFMPSEQVEGVVISLINMEPKAGYSTNPRAWGRFDSVVTGPNGACLPAFCDEQKADAYTAYVMANLGGEELEAVPSAPKFNPNLIGVPQPYLGKLNYMRSDHEDPRVKKTAFSINVAKPSPNTAEEGNGPVYPFENLKECEEAPFSAAHFRFSRVEGDRYDYNTVPFNEDDPMSWTEDYLSWWPKPMEYRACYIKVKINSPHEINVRSRNMGGTHPKTVGQLYGLRDTRSIRDMDQTSVSAVCLEFKCSGMLYDQERVDRTLVKVIPQGSCKRDHVNSMLQEYLVNHLPLAVNNDTNEFTMLAPLDPLGHNYGIYTVTDQDPRTAKEIALGRCFDGTSDGTSRVMKTNEGIALTFTCGDREVTRQNVFQTMQRSQGQTVGTSIVRGESRQNWRRQRANALRSSRRRSTRNPEGKRTKARN; encoded by the exons ATGTCGCTGAGGTGTCTGTTCATTTTCTTGGGaatcactgcagccactgttGTTACAGCTCAAG GATCATGGAGACAAAGTGGCAAAGAGTCTAGTTCTGCTGTCTACCAAACAGAAG ATAACTATGAGTGGTCGACATGGTTCAATGTTGATCATCCTGGAGGCCGTGGAGATTATGAACAGCTGGATGCCATTCGTTTCTATTACCGTACCCGTGTATGCGAAACTCCAAAGGCAATCGAAGCCAGAACCACTGAATGGATCCCAGCGCGTGAAACTGGGGAGATGGTCCATGCAGACCCGACTGTGGGTTTCTGGTGCCTGAATGAAGAGCAAGGTCCCCAGCGCAACTGCTCCAACTATGCAGTCCGTTTCCTATGTCCAAAAG CACATAACAGTATTAACATTCAGGGAACCTGGGGGCCATGGTCAGACTGGAGCCCATGTCCTGCCCTCTGTGGCCAAGTGGGGGTGCAAATTCGCTATCGAAACTGTCAATCTGACTCGCTGTCGTGCAGTGGGCCAAAATTAGATGGGAAAGCATGTAATGGACCTGAGTGCCCAAAGACAG CTTGTTCGCTGCAGTGTGTGATGGGGCAAGCAAACTCTGACTGTGAATGCATGTGTGAAGAACACACAATGTTAGGTTCTGTACGCAGCGCTGGTGGTCTTGCCGCCAAAGGGGCCGCCATCCTTCGCTCTGGCAAATTCCTTACCCTTACAGACCACAACGGACATTTCCGCATACCCAATATCTGCCCTGATGGCAACACAACCCTGACTGTCAGGCTCAAGGGCCATGCCCCCCTTGATGTTGTTGTGCCCAAGAGCAGTGAGCGCACCTCGGTCCTCAGTGTCCAGCTAAAAAGAGCCG agAAACTTCATGTGTTGAGCAATCCTGAAAGCAAGGTCAGGAGGGCAGGACAAAGTGCTGCTTTCTGCTGCAAAGTTGCAGGAACGCCACAGCCGGATACATACCAATG GTTTCACAATAACACTCTCATGGAGAAGGAGTCAGAAAGCACCTTGGTCATAAGAGATCTGCATCCAGAACAGTCTGGAGAATACTACTGCAGAGCAAGTGGTCCAACTGGAGCCATTAAGACAAAAACAGCTACTCTCAGAATCTTAG GCAGAGATGAGCATTCATGCAGCCCTAAACCTGAATCCCACCTCATCCGCCTTCCACACGACTGCTTCCAAAACAGTACCAACTCATTCTACTACGATGTGGGCAAGTGTCCCCCAAGTAGATGTGCTGAACAGCTCGACAATGGTATCAGATGCAAAGACAAAGTGGCTTATTGCTGCGGTGTGGCAAAAATGGAGGAAAGACAGCTAACATGTCAGGGCTACCAACTGCCCACCATGGTGGTGACCAAGTGTGGCTGCCAGAAATGTGTAGACACTAAGGCCATTGTGCATGGTAGGGCCATTGCTGCAGACAATGGAGAACCAATGCGGTTTGGTCATATTTTTATGAATGGAGTCAGAATTAGTCGTACAGGCTACAAAGGAACCTTCTCTATCCAAGTCCCTCAAGATACAGAGAGGCTAGTATTAACCTTCATGGACAACATGCAGAAATTTGTCAACACCACAAAAGTGCTTCCATTTAACACCAAAGGTGGGGCTGTTTACCATGAGATCAAACTTCTCAGAAAAAAAGCCCCTGTGACAATCAGCTCCACAGAAACCAATACTCTTGAGCTTGGGGAGGTAGAGAGCCAGGAGCCAATGGTTCAAATCCAGATTCCTCCCTATTCCTTCTACAAGGAAAATGGCGAAGTCTTCACGGGTAACGTCAGTGCTAGTGTAACGTTTCTCGACCCCAGAGACATCTCCACAGCTGCCGCAGCTCAAAGTGATCTAAATTTTATCGGAGATGAAGGTGATACCATGCCACTGAGGACCTATGGCATGTTTTCAGTTGACTTTAGAGGTGAAGAAAACAATGAGCCACTGAATGCAGGTGAAGTAAAGGTTTCACTGGACTCTGCTCAGGTTCAGATGTCAGAGCACCTCAACACCATGAAGCTGTGGTCACTGAACCCTGAAACTGGTCtgtgggaggaggaggggagtcTGCaggtggagaagaagaaaagaggcaAAAGGGAGGAGAGAACATTTTTGATTGGTAACATGGAGATCAGAGAAAGACGACTGTTTAACTTGGACGTCCCAGAGAACCGCAGGTGTTATGTGAAAGTGCGGGCTTTCCGTAGTGAACGGTTCATGCCCAGCGAGCAAGTGGAAGGAGTTGTGATCAGTCTCATAAATATGGAGCCCAAAGCTGGCTACTCAACCAATCCGCGTGCCTGGGGCCGATTTGATAGTGTGGTCACTGGTCCCAATGGAGCCTGTCTTCCTGCTTTCTGCGATGAACAAAAAGCTGACGCCTATACCGCCTATGTCATGGCCAACCTTGGTGGAGAGGAACTGGAGGCTGTCCCGTCTGCTCCCAAATTCAATCCCAACCTCATTGGAGTGCCTCAGCCTTACCTTGGTAAACTAAACTACATGCGATCTGACCACGAGGACCCCAGAGTGAAGAAGACAGCATTCAGCATCAATGTAGCAAAACCAAGCCCCAACACAGCCGAGGAAGGTAACGGACCAGTGTACCCATTTGAGAACTTGAAAGAATGTGAGGAGGCCCCATTTAGTGCAGCACACTTCCGGTTCTCAAGAGTCGAAGGAGATCGCTACGATTACAACACAGTGCCCTTTAATGAAGATGACCCCATGAGCTGGACGGAGGATTACCTAAGTTGGTGGCCCAAGCCTATGGAATACCGGGCCTGCTACATCAAGGTCAAAATCAACAGCCCACATGAGATCAATGTGCGGTCCCGCAACATGGGCGGCACCCATCCCAAGACCGTAGGCCAGTTGTACGGCCTTCGAGACACTCGCAGCATTCGTGACATGGACCAGACATCTGTTTCAGCAGTGTGTCTGGAATTCAAGTGCAGTGGGATGCTGTACGATCAGGAACGTGTAGATCGTACACTGGTGAAGGTGATCCCACAAGGAAGTTGCAAGAGAGATCATGTCAACTCAATGCTTCAGGAGTATTTAGTCAACCACCTGCCCCTAGCTGTCAACAATGACACCAATGAGTTCACCATGCTGGCGCCTCTTGACCCTCTGGGCCATAACTACGGAATTTATACGGTGACAGACCAGGATCCCCGCACAGCCAAAGAGATTGCACTTGGCCGCTGCTTTGACGGTACTTCTGACGGCACATCTCGGGTCATGAAAACCAATGAGGGCATAGCGCTAACGTTTACCTGCGGAGACCGTGAGGTTACACGCCAGAACGTCTTTCAGACAATGCAGCGCTCTCAAGGTCAGACAGTAGGAACAAGCATCGTGAGAGGGGAAAGCAGGCAGAACTGGCGCCGGCAGAGGGCAAACGCACTACGCAGTAGTCGTAGACGTAGCACCAGAAACCCCGAGGGAAAACGTACAAAAGCCAGAAACTAG
- the eif3jb gene encoding eukaryotic translation initiation factor 3 subunit J-B has protein sequence MADWDADNFEPEEPIKKAAALDKWEGEDEDEDVKDNWDDDEEDEEKKTDVKKPEPKVSEKKKLSEKIKEKENRMMKKKQQEAMEQQEEEELTPEEQLAEKLRVKKLQEDADLELAKDAFGVGSTSNSVTGIDAMCPSSKEDFTEFEKMLKEKITQFEKSVHYSSFLESLFRELCISLEVDDLKKISNSLSVLLSEKQKQEKQNKGKKKKKGVLAGGGLKAQLKDDLDYAAFDGGYAQDYEDFM, from the exons ATGGCGGACTGGG acGCTGACAACTTCGAGCCGGAGGAACCGATTAAAAAGGCGGCAGCGCTGGACAAATGGGAAGGCGAGGACGAAGATGAAGATGTTAAG GACAACTGGGACgatgatgaagaagatgaagagaaaaaaacagatgtgaAGAAACCAG aACCAAAGgtttctgaaaagaaaaagcttagtgaaaagataaaagagaaagaaaaccggatgatgaagaagaaacaACAGGAGGCAATGGAACAGCAAGAA GAAGAGGAGCTCACTCCTGAAGAGCAGCTGGCAGAAAAACTAAGAGTGAAGAAATTACAGGAAGACGCAGACTTGGAGCTAGCAAAAGATGCTTTTG gTGTTGGCAGCACTTCAAACAGTGTCACTGGAATTGATGCCATGTGTCCATCTTCCAAAGAAGACTTCACAGAGTTTGAAAAAATGCTAAAAGAAAAGATAACCCAGTTTGAAAAATCTGTGCATTATTCAAGTTTCTTGGAGTCATTGTTTCGGGAACTTTGTATTTCAT TGGAAGTAGATGACTTGAAGAAAATCAGTAATTCCCTGTCAGTCCTACttagtgaaaaacagaaacaagaaaaa caaaacaaaggaaaaaagaagaagaagggggtCTTAGCTGGAGGTGGTTTGAAAGCACAGCTCAAAGATGACCTTGACTATGCAGCGTTTGATGGAGGCTACGCCCAAGACTATGAGGACTTCATGTGA